One genomic window of Candidatus Auribacterota bacterium includes the following:
- a CDS encoding abortive infection system antitoxin AbiGi family protein: MKQRYYSNIYWHFTGSPRGIDWGACKKPKDILLQGKPRPPEEALHTLFSILEIRKLLATCDERISEKLKTQKFCCVTDIPLMDLELHSRYYGEVALGFNCSRIHMDFNPVLYFSKPKFPKKIPYAGRRSGAHRN, from the coding sequence ATGAAACAGAGATATTATTCTAATATATACTGGCACTTTACGGGATCCCCAAGAGGTATTGATTGGGGTGCTTGTAAAAAGCCGAAGGATATTCTGCTCCAAGGAAAGCCTCGGCCTCCCGAGGAAGCATTGCATACGCTCTTTTCAATACTTGAGATCAGAAAGCTGTTGGCAACATGTGATGAACGCATTTCTGAAAAACTAAAAACTCAAAAGTTCTGTTGTGTTACAGATATTCCATTAATGGATCTTGAGCTTCATTCTAGATATTATGGGGAAGTAGCTTTAGGATTTAATTGCTCGCGGATCCATATGGATTTTAATCCAGTCCTTTATTTTTCCAAGCCGAAATTTCCCAAGAAGATACCATATGCCGGAAGGAGGTCGGGAGCTCATCGTAACTGA
- a CDS encoding abortive infection system antitoxin AbiGi family protein, whose protein sequence is MPEGGRELIVTDYDDIDINEFNIEQLPDGKFKLTLKGPQLLLFASEIKSDSIDRYFANHLKVTTFSPQVGESFYQEREWRHIGDFFFLRNSVEAVIVPRRLRKKAQEFMLSSNDYSHVSVLTWEFLRQA, encoded by the coding sequence ATGCCGGAAGGAGGTCGGGAGCTCATCGTAACTGACTATGATGACATCGATATTAATGAATTTAATATTGAGCAACTTCCAGACGGCAAGTTCAAATTGACTTTAAAAGGACCACAATTGTTATTATTCGCATCTGAGATAAAGAGTGACAGCATTGATCGTTATTTCGCAAATCATTTAAAGGTCACTACCTTTTCCCCCCAAGTTGGAGAATCCTTCTATCAGGAACGAGAATGGCGACACATAGGCGATTTTTTCTTTCTCAGAAACTCTGTTGAAGCAGTTATAGTTCCAAGACGCTTAAGGAAGAAGGCACAGGAATTCATGCTTTCATCGAACGATTATTCGCATGTTTCAGTTCTTACATGGGAGTTTTTAAGACAAGCATAA
- a CDS encoding type II toxin-antitoxin system prevent-host-death family antitoxin, with protein sequence MRFVSIRDLRGKSAEVWKRLRGEGEMIITSNGRPIAILAAVSESNLEESLAAFRQARAVEAVASLQLRSVEQGTSSISRDEIDAEIKAVRRKRAQ encoded by the coding sequence ATGAGATTTGTAAGCATAAGGGACTTGCGAGGGAAATCCGCGGAGGTCTGGAAGAGGCTCCGGGGAGAAGGGGAAATGATTATCACCAGTAACGGCCGGCCTATCGCCATTCTCGCAGCGGTCAGCGAGTCGAACCTCGAAGAATCTTTGGCGGCATTTCGTCAGGCGCGCGCTGTTGAGGCGGTAGCGAGCCTTCAGCTCCGGTCGGTCGAGCAGGGGACCAGCAGCATCTCACGGGATGAGATCGACGCCGAAATCAAGGCAGTGCGCAGGAAGCGCGCGCAATGA
- a CDS encoding putative toxin-antitoxin system toxin component, PIN family, with the protein MKIVLDTNVLVAGLLSPFGPCGEIVRMVSSGDLTLYFDSRILSEYSEVLSRSKFRFQADKVIALLDYIEHRGHIVASSPLSVSLPDPGDQPFLEVAFAGRAVCLVTGNHAHFPSRLCQGVKVLYPSDFLTFYRKHRKLKST; encoded by the coding sequence ATGAAGATAGTCCTCGATACCAATGTCCTCGTGGCCGGCCTCCTGTCTCCGTTCGGGCCGTGTGGCGAGATTGTGCGCATGGTTTCATCAGGTGACCTGACGCTGTATTTCGACTCTCGCATTTTATCCGAATACAGTGAAGTCCTTAGTCGTTCTAAATTCCGGTTCCAGGCAGACAAGGTTATTGCCCTACTGGATTATATCGAGCATCGCGGCCATATAGTTGCTTCTTCCCCTCTTTCCGTCTCTCTGCCGGATCCGGGCGACCAGCCGTTTCTTGAAGTTGCTTTTGCCGGCCGGGCGGTATGCCTTGTTACAGGTAATCACGCGCACTTCCCTTCCAGATTGTGCCAAGGAGTCAAGGTCTTGTATCCGAGCGACTTTCTGACTTTTTACAGGAAGCATCGTAAACTAAAGAGCACATAA